A single genomic interval of Helianthus annuus cultivar XRQ/B chromosome 13, HanXRQr2.0-SUNRISE, whole genome shotgun sequence harbors:
- the LOC110897891 gene encoding protein LURP-one-related 17, producing the protein MLRFLKSLSRTVHENQEPSNGGDDGSYEAHDGDGNGSDGGGEPSSLTVWRKSLFVGCSGFTVINSFGDLVYRVDNYGSRRRQELVLMDASGKPILTVSRSKKLKMVDNWLVFEGELSSKEQKPICRARKNVNIFWPKVKSLARVYKEPYDEKNMYMIEGSYMNRSCKVLDKSRNVVAEIRRKETVTKGVSFGLEVFDLIINQGFNSGLAMAIILLLDQMFL; encoded by the exons atgCTACGATTCTTAAAATCTTTGTCGAGGACAGTGCATGAAAATCAAGAACCATCaaatggtggtgatgatggcagCTATGAGGCCCATGATGGTGATGGTAATggtagtgatggtggtggtgagccAAGTAGTTTAACTGTATGGAGGAAGTCATTGTTTGTAGGGTGTAGTGGGTTCACGGTGATAAACTCCTTTGGTGACTTGGTGTATCGAGTTGATAATTACGGTTCCCGCAGGCGACAAGAGCTTGTTCTCATGGATGCTTCCGGCAAACCCATCCTTACTGTTTCTCGTAGCAAG AAACTCAAGATGGTCGATAACTGGCTAGTGTTCGAAGGAGAATTATCATCGAAGGAGCAAAAACCAATATGTCGTGCAAGAAAAAATGTTAATATCTTTTGGCCAAAGGTAAAGAGCCTAGCTAGGGTTTATAAAGAACCATATGATGAGAAGAACATGTATATGATTGAAGGGTCATACATGAACCGATCATGTAAGGTTCTTGACAAGTCGAGAAATGTAGTGGCGGAGATTCGAAGGAAAGAAACGGTCACAAAGGGCGTTTCGTTTGGGCTCGAGGTTTTTGACTTGATTATAAACCAAGGGTTCAATTCTGGTTTAGCAATGGCAATAATTTTGTTGTTAGATCAAATGTTTCTTTAG